Within Pecten maximus chromosome 15, xPecMax1.1, whole genome shotgun sequence, the genomic segment TCAgacaaaacctgtgtataacgAACACATCAGATAAAACCTGTGTTTAACGAACACATCAgacaaaacctgtgtataacgAACACATCAgacaaaacctgtgtataacgAACACCAAAAgacaaaacctgtgtataacgAACACCAAAAgacaaaacctgtgtataacgAACACCAAAAGACAaaatctgtatatatagtgaacACTACCAGATAAATCCTGTGTATACTGGGCATCATCTTACAAATACTGTGCATACCGAACACCACCACATAAAACGTGTATACTAAGCATTATCAtacaaaacctgtatataacaatagatGTCTGCTACTggttagtattttttttaaatagccTCTACTCTAGTAGGAGTAATGgctaacatttttttctataaatatatgtttatattgaaCACCGTCATACAAAACTTGCGTATAACGAACCCTATCAgacaaaacctgtgtataacgAACACCAGCAgacaaaacctgtgtataacgAACACATCAGACAAAACACGTGTGTAACGAACACATCAGACaaaaaatatgcataacaaACACAAGGCAAAACGTGTGTATAATGAACACTGTCAAACAAGACATGTACATAATGAACACCATCATATAAAACCTTCAAATTCGATTCCTTTATAATATATTCGTTTCCCCTTTACTAATTAGCACTTCAAATAGTTCAAAACTTATTATTAAACGTTCCTATTACCTCTTCAAACATTATATTCCTTATCCATACCTTATTACTTATTCAATTctttcattacttattcgattccttcattaTTTATTCGTTtcctctttactaattaacactttaaatggttcaaaactaattattaaACATTCCATCATCCAGTCCACCATTTCATTCATTATCCATACCTTATTGttcaattccttcattacttattcgattctctcattacttattcgattttaTCATTACATAATCTTTTCCCCTTTACTAATTAGTTCAAAACTTATTATTAAACGTTCCCATTACCTCTTCAAACATCATATTCCTTATCCATGCCTTATTACTTAAtcaattccttcattacttattcaattccttcattacttattcgacAGAATTTGTGTATACCGAACACTGCCAAAAACTGTGTACCGAAAACTAGCAGAAATAATCTGTGTATATCAAACACTTACGAGCAAACATCAATACAGTAGAATAGCATTGGTCGTCTAAACGCACTCCGCTGAAAGTAAATaggaaatatgtttataataaacGTGATTGACCGTTATCTCTGTCGTCTAATACTCAACCCGTGTCCTTATTTAACTTACAGAGCACCAAAGAGGCACTTGAATTATGCCATTGTCCGAGATTTTGCATCAGAAATGTACACATTTTCGCCAATCGGAATTTTCCAAATGTGCATATTAATTTTCGTAAAATTCATTTCTTCGACCAGAAATAAGTCCAAACTGTTGGCAGTAAACCAAAGATTCTGTTGTACATCTATGGCTAATGCATCCACCCAACGAAGGTCAGGGTCATTGGACAAGAGCGTTATCTGGTTATCAAACTGCCCAAAAGGCAACTTATAAACAGCATTCATGGTCAGTCCGCCATTATACAATGCTTGATCTGAAGCCACCATCCCACCGGTCAGCTGATTTCTTTGGCCAACTGTTTCCACAGAGAAGATTGATGATTGGTTCCTAAGCACATCTGTCGACACCCTGTAAATCGAGTATGCTTGCAATGGGAAATAATAGACAAGCCGGAAGTCATAACTCATGGCTATTGCGTTTATATTCATTCTCGTTGTCATATCATTGTCTTCCACTGCCACGATCGCCGCGGTATCTGGTTCTGCTTCCATAGATGGATGTTGGAAGAAATAGGACCAGTCCGTCTCATGGTCGTACACAATCAACTTGACGTCGCCTGGGTCAGTTATATAAGCAAATGCGACGGCACCATTAACGTAATCAAGAACAAGGTCGTTGATAAGATTAGATGTTCTGGATACAACGGCATCGGGGAACTCATACACGTGAATAAGCTGGTCATTTCGGAC encodes:
- the LOC117344159 gene encoding protein yellow-like: MAARCDCLFLFLILSTVHTQVVSNGQAQLVYSWKSLDYSWPNETVKHSYIINKQFIVENNIISGIKVLDGNVYVTVPRWRPGVPSTLNKVITDPTNTEESILEPYPNWEMQTLGDCNALQYAQSMEVDPNTGYMWIIDVGRTDTLTNHPQNLCPAKLIIYDVRNDQLIHVYEFPDAVVSRTSNLINDLVLDYVNGAVAFAYITDPGDVKLIVYDHETDWSYFFQHPSMEAEPDTAAIVAVEDNDMTTRMNINAIAMSYDFRLVYYFPLQAYSIYRVSTDVLRNQSSIFSVETVGQRNQLTGGMVASDQALYNGGLTMNAVYKLPFGQFDNQITLLSNDPDLRWVDALAIDVQQNLWFTANSLDLFLVEEMNFTKINMHIWKIPIGENVYISDAKSRTMA